The Saccopteryx leptura isolate mSacLep1 chromosome 5, mSacLep1_pri_phased_curated, whole genome shotgun sequence nucleotide sequence aaagaaaacaaagtcttTCCATCACATATGGtagagatatatatttatatatatttatatataatttcttttgtgGTTGGAAGTCCCAAAGCTGAGTctgttaataatttttctttctttttatttatttatttattttcctactcacgccttctcttcttccccctgCCCCTGTGGCCCAGGCCCGAGTTCTGGGCCAGGTGCACTGAGGGGTGAGTGGAAAAGGGCAGTGATGACCAGGATGGGCCCCCTAACCCAATTCAGAGCTCGGTGAGGGCCACCGGAAGGGGCTGTGCAAAGAGACAGAGGCCACAACAGAGGGGCACTCCTATTTTCACGGGGGACGCACAGCTTGTTCAACAGTCACCAGTCAGGGGAGGAGGCTGGTCAGGGGTTAGGGCACTTGCTCACAGTAGTTGCCAGCTCTTTCTACCCTGCCCCCAAACCTtgtcttgggggtggggggtgggaggaagaggctgaaaagagagaaatacaaaGGCCGAGCCTCCTCCAATTTTTATTGCTGGTGAATTAGAAATTTTGCCTTTCCCTTCCTACTTTGGGGAGATGGACTCTGAGACGGCCCCCAGAGGAGGAAGCCATATTGGCTGTCCCAACCCCACTGAGGGCCATGCCAGGCCTACACCGGGCAAACAGTGGACTACCTCGGGGCCTCGGGAACCCAAGGGTCAGTGTTCCTCTCAGGTCAGCCTTCTTCAAGGGCAATCACAaccactcccccaaccccccaaaaCAAGGGCCTCAGGCTCAGGCTTGGGCCCAGTGGAACTTGGAAGTGGGCAGTGCACCAAATATCAAGCAGAATTTTCTACCGGAAGAAAAGGTGAGGTTTGAGGGAAGAGGTGGCCTGGGACAATGATATTCAGAGCTGAAAGCAGAGGAGGCTGGGGGAATGGAGTCGGGAAGACATCACAGACACTCGTGACCTCAGGAACTGGGTGCAGGGAGTGCCTGAGAGGCAGGCAGCACTTCATAGCTATAGATAGAACCAGACAGTGGCCCAGGGTGTGGGGTCAGCCAAGCAGACGAGGCTATTGCCCTTGGATCCTGGCCAGAaagggggtgtggtgggggtgcaggtggggatggggggagagctTAGAAGCCTCCAGGGGACCCTACCCAGGAACAGGAGGGCAAATCTTTCCTGGGCACTAaagcctccagccccagcccatccctcccccaacacacacaaatGGACACACACTCAGGACCAAGCCAGGTTCTGAGGCCTGAGCCCACGAGACCtcgggggggaggggctgggcaggTAGCCCTCTCAACCGCAGGCAGGCCATCTGCTCCCACTCGTCCTGCCAATCTGCCCAGGAGAGGGAGaacagggcaggaaggagagaggccaGGAGCCCCAGGTCTATCCACTTCAGCAGACCCCATGCAGACCCCTCAGGGTCCACGGCCTCGGGGGTGAGCACAGACAGAACGTCACTGGACACAGGGTGGCCACAGCAGCGGGCCAGACCCTTCGGGGCTGGGGCACCTCACGGCACTGCAGGCCTGCCGCCTCCGTCCCCAACGAGGGAGGGCCCCACTCGCCTGCCCTCCCCCTGTCTGTGCCCtccccgcgcgcgcgcgcggaAGGAGACTCCGAGTGGGCTGCCTGCAGGGGCAGTGGTCGCGCTAGGACAGCACTCAgtgcagggagaggaggagggacctGGTCACAGCTGCTTTGAGAACCTCTTTGGTCTGGGGACACGGGGAAGGTGGGGAAGcacgatggtggtggtggtaatgggggGACCCTGGGGACTCTGGCCTTTGACAGGGCATTTGTCAAAAGTCCGCACGCCCAGGTCAGGGGTCAGATTTCTGTGGACTCGATGCGCTCGAGGCGGGAGGGGGTCCAGGCTTTCTTCTCCTCGCCGTGCTGGGGGGTGGGTGTGCTGGCCCCCCCCGCAGCCCCGCGTTCCCGCAGCCGCCGCTCCAGCTGCTGGTTGCGCTGGTACATCTCCACGTAGCTCAGCTGCAGCTGCTTCTGGTACTCGAtgaccttctccttctcctccagccACACGCGGCGCTCCTCTGCGAAGCTGGCCCCCTGGCGCTCGCGAGCCCGCCGCTCCGCCGCCAGCTCGGCCTGCAGCCGCCCCACCTCCCGCCGCAGGGCCCTGGTCCCGCTCTCCCCGCCCGCCTCCACCTCCCCATCCAAGGAGAccgaggaggcggcggcggccaCCCCGGCCTGCCGGCGCATCTTGGCCTCGTCGCTCTCGCAGGTGGCGAGCGCGTCCTGCGGCTCGGGGGCGTCCACGGGGGTCAGCGCCGGCTTGAGGCAGGAGGCGGGCAGCTCGGCCTCGGCCAGCTCCAGGCTGGCCTGCTTGCTGCCGAAGGAGTCCCTCAGGCTGAGCAGTTGCTCCTCCTTCTCCCGCAGCGAGGCCCGGCCCTCGCGCAGCTGCGAGCGCAGCCCCACGATCTCACTCAGCTTCTGGGACACGTCGGCCTGCGAGTCCTTCAGCTGCTGCTTGAGGAGGGAGATCTCCCCGGCCTTCTGGCACACCTGGGgccggggaagggaggggcagggggggtGAAGGCGGAGCtccgctccccccaccccgcccctcctcccagctcccGGGGGCACCAAGCTTCCCCAGGGCATTGCACTGACCAGAAGTGACACTCAGGGTCCCTTCTGGGCTCCAGACGCACAGGGCCAATCCCAGCCCGCCCAGGGCCAGCTCTGGTCCTCATCCATCTTGTGCCCCGCCCTCCTCACCGCGCTCCCTCCCCCGGGCGATCCCGGtggccccagagggacagaagtAAGGGGAGCCCGGGGAGAAGGCCCAGGCCCCCTGACCCGCACCTCCCACTTAGTCTCCTCCATCCGGGGCAGGAAATCGGCCTGCTCCTTCTGGCAGGCGGCCACCTTGTCCTCGAGCTCTTCCCGCTGCCGCATCAGCCGGGCCgcctcctcctgcagctgcttCTTGTCCTGCTGCAGCCGCAGCACCTGCAGCTGCAGGCCCTGCTGGGCGCGCTGGGCGCGGCGGGCCACCTGCTGCAGCTTCCCGCTGCAGCCCTGCCTGAGCTCGGCCAGCTCGCGCTCCCAGGCCTTCTGCCGCTCctccagcacctgggccaccGCCACCTCGCTCTGCTCCAGGCTCCGCCGCAGGGCGGCCacctcctgctccttctcccacaGCCGCTCCTCCAGATCCTGGATCAGAGCGCTGGGCGAGGGCGGCGAGCAGGCCGCGAACGGCAGGCCTCCACCTCCGCCCTCGCCCGATCCCAGGTGGCCAGGCCGCCCCACGGAGGAGGACGACCCGCTCTTGCTGGAGGCCCGCCCACTGTCGGAGGCTGCCAGGTCCTGGTAGCCCGACCCACCACCGCTGCTGGCACTGCCGCTCCCGCTGCCGTAGCTGGCAGTGCCGATGCGATTGATGTGGCTGGTGGAGGCACTGAGGGGCGCCAGGTGCTGGCTATAGCTAGAGCTGTAGGTGGGCAGGCTCGTCAGTGAGTTCCGGCCTGAGTCGGAGAGGCCGCCTCCGCCCCCACCTGCTGGGGTCATGGTCCGAGACTTATCCAGTCCACCCTTGAGGCCACCGGGACCCTGTCGTCCCTCAGGGGTCCCGCTGGTCTGTGGGGGACACAAGTTCTGCATGGAGTGGAAGTTCTTGGGTACAACGGGCTTGAAGGCTGAAGGCCGGACTAGCGGCTCTGAGCACTGAGTGAAAGCAAGGCAGAGGGCGTGGGCATCAGGGCCAGGCCTTTGCCTGgaccccagcctctgccctttGGCTGAGACTTTTcagccctccctcccactcccattGGTCTCCATCCCAGGAGTCACTCAGGGCTGGGCCTCGACCTCATGGCCCACCCAAGCCCAGTTTTTGCCCTGGACCCACCAGCTGGACTTGGCCCGCAAGGACCCGCCCTCCAAGCCCAGCCTCCATCTTCCCTTCTGGGCTGCCTCTCACCCCCAGAAAAAGGCCGGGGAGACTGACCTGGTCTAGTTTGCCAGAGGTGGCCAGGAGCTTAGGTGGGTGGCTGGGCTCACGATACTGGGGTGGGGCCTTGtcactgctgctgctactgctgctgccgccgctgctGCCCACCACATTGCCACAGACGTCCGTGTGGTCACTGCCCCGCAGCTCGCCATTGAGGTAGAGGGAATTGGCGAGAGCTTTGTCCTCGGAAGGGTAGCGGCCTGGCCTCTCCCTGCCAGCCCCACTGCCACCAGCACGGGGGCCGGGGAAACTGCcctggctgcccccaccccccgtgcGGGTGCCCACGCTCTTCATGGCGAACTCCTGGGCATGGGCCGCCCCACTGCCCACACTGCCCATGGCCAGGCGAGGGTCTGGGGGTCCGAGTTCAGAGGGCCGCGGGGCAAAGGCCAGGAGGGGGTCCCGCCCTGAGTCAGCGCGCACAGGCAGGGTCTCCAGCTTCGCCATGACTGAGCCAGGGGGGGCACTGTGGGCAAGGTGGGAAAGCAGAGATTggtcagacccccccccccagacccctcacaccacaccacaccagcTAAGTCAGCCCCAGCAGCACCCACACCGTGCCTCTCACTGTCCCCTTCCCTACAACAGAGACAAGAATTCCCCAGCAACTAGGTGACAGGACGGGGCTGAGGGAAGGGTGATGATCCCTCCATCACAGGGCCTGCCTGCAGCCCACCTGACAAAGCCGAAGCCCCGGACACCATGCACatcgcccccccaccccccagcgtCACTCAACTCTGTATCTCACTCCTCAACCCCCCCTTCTCCATGAGCCTCCCAGACTCAGTGGCCCCTGCCCCTCTTCACTGCAACCTCCAGAACTTAAGGCTTCTTTATCCTGGGTCTGGGCCCCTACACCCCAACCTCCCGGGCGGGGAGATGGCATTGGAAGGGGACGGCAGTATCTGAATCTAAGAGGGGACCTCAGAAGTCAGAGCAAAGAGAGAAACCCACCCCTACCCAAAGATGGGGGTTGGGGTCCTTCCCAGCGCCCTACCCTAGGGTGTTGCAGTCAAAGGCAGAAGCGGCGGCTCACTGCCGGGCAGGCTCCTCTCCTGGTCTTTCCAAGGGGGGTGAAAGGGCCGACAGGTCCTCAAGCTTGGGGCCCTCCGAGGCCCGGTCTGCAGGGGCCATGCGCCTCACTCTCACAGTCGGGGCTGGGCCCGAACCAGCTGCGCGACTTTGGACGAGCCAACAGAGCCATCCTGGCCTGCAGTTTTCTTCGCTGTGAAATGGGAGGAACGAGGGACCTACCTCGCAGAGCTGCCACGTGCCAAACACCCCCAGGCTACAGGCGCCAGAGAGCATCGGGGTCGCAGAACGGGCGGGAGCAGGAGCTGCCTTTGCAGCGCGCCCCTGGGCCACTACAGGCACGCCCCGGCCCCTGCGGCCGGCTGGGGACCGCGGCTGCAGCGCGTGGCCAAGGAGCGCTCCCACAGGTCTTCCCAAGTGGGCCGCACCGAAGCTTGACACAGAGCGCCCCCGCCCCCGCGTCTGGCCCTCGGCAGAGAACCCCAGCCGGCTGTGGCCGGGGCGGAGGACGCAACGCCGCCAGCAGCCGGAGCCGCCGAGCCTCCCCCGGGGCCTGCCTTTCCCACAGGTGGGCGGGGATAGGCGGGGCCTGCGCTCCCTGGGGCGCCCCCGTAGATCCCGTGCCGCGGAACCCCGCTACAAATTCACTGCCTCCGGGAAGACTTCCAGGATTactcccctctcccactccctgtGGACCTTGACCCTGCTCAGTGCACCGTGAATTCCTCGGCGCCCCTCAGTGGGCGTGCACCCCCGCCCCCCAAGGTCAGCACACAGAAACAGGGCCAGCAGGGCCTCGGGTTACCTGTGCTCAGGGAGGCCCTACTTCCTGGTTCCTTTGTCTCAAGTCCGCACCTGGGAACACCTGTCCCAGAGATCCAAACAGTCCAGCCTGGCAGGGGCAGCAGGCGCCCTACAGACACTGATCCCCTACTCCCACCGGAAGCCAGGCAGGGAAGCCTGCTCGACCGAGGTGAAGGCGTCTAGGTGGTACCCCACAGCCCCTTGAACACGCCTCAGACGGTCTTCTACCCCGATGACCTCTTCTAATGTGTCCGTCCTACCAGGCCCCAGACCAGGGGAGCCGGACGCACCACTACTCCCCTTCGGCCACCTTCAGACCACCACACCCGGAGTCACAGCCCTGGGTGGTTGGAGAGTTCGCCACCAAGCTGGTCTGCGCTGCCTTTGTGAAATTCCACTCTGTCTCGGAGCCAGCTCCCTAGGCGTGGAGAACAGCACTGTgccacctccctccctcagccagccTGTCACCTAGGGCCCAGGAGACACACAGGATCAGCAGGGGGAGACCCAGAGAGAGCGAGGACCTTCTTATTGTGGTGGCCTAGGAACCTGCCTCTGGGGCCTCACCCGAGTCCCTGCTCTGCCTCCACTCCCAGCATAGGCCCGCCCGGCTACCCCTCGGCTCAGAAACCCCCCTCCCATTCTAATCAtgacccccttctctcaccacccCTGCTGCAGGGTCAAGAACGGGCCAAAAGAGGACGGAGGCTGAGCAGCCTGAGGTTGGGAACCAGTAGGTAGACCAGGGCAGGATTTGGGAAGAAGAACTGATACAACTTCATACAGATGGGTTTCAGGTGGTAGGGGCAAGAGAGGGTCTAGGCTGGGGCAACAGGGTGGGTGTGACACATTTAACACGACATAGGGGGAGAGTGTTTGGGGGAGGAACAGGTGACTGGATAGGAGACAGGCATCATCAGCATTCCAGGGTAGTGTGCGTGGGTGGGGCCCAGCAACTAGCGAGGGTAACCGAGCCCCAGAAGCCCGAGAGACAGTgtaggagcagggaggaggccaggagaaggcaGGCCCCCTAGACCAAGCTGTGAGGGGGCGCCTTCAAGAATGTGGGCGCCATTCTGGCCTTAGAAAGGAACCGGGCAGAACTGGGGTCGGAGAGTATGCCCTGCATTTGGACGGTGTCTATGAGAGAGTGGTCTCAGCTCCCTCGGGGCAGAGCCAGACTGCGGGAGTAGAGAGGTCTGGAGGGAAAGGTGGAAAGCTCCCTGCGAAGAGAAAGCCAGAGAAGGCAGGCGCTGAAGTGGTTTGGGATtcaggggctttttttttttcttcttctaattttaaaattaaacgtGGTAGAAACCTGAGTGTGTTGATATGCGGAGGGAAGGCACCCATAGTCAGATTGGAGAGCTAGGCGAGGGTGGGGGGGCACCAGAGGCCAGGGTGTGGGCAGGAGCCAACCTCAGACGTGATCACGTTCATCAAGGGAGTGATCGAGGATAACGTTCGCAAAGCTGATTTGTAAACTCAAAGGTGCAATGCCGGCATGCACTACTCCTACCTCCTGTGAAATCCAGGAAAGAAGAATCAGGTGGTTGGGGGCAAGGGAGGGTCTGGGCTGGGGCAACAGCATGGGTGTGACACATTTAACACGACATGGGGGGAGAGTGTTTGGGGGCGGAACAGGTGCTTTGGGGAAGACCAGAGAAAGAGGTCTGGTGCATACTGGATAGGAGACAGGCATCATCAGCATTCcagggtagtgtgtgtgtgtgtgtgtggggcccAGACCATCATTCCGGGCTGGTCATATACCACCCTGCTCCACTGTTTCCCTAGAGTGTGTGTGGTCCCCAGTCCGGCGTGGATACCCAGAGTCCCGGATGGAAACGAGGTCCCAGGACTGTCTCCTAAGCCTCTTATATTTGTGCTTTACCTGGGAATCCTTTACTGCCAGCCCCAAGCAGCTCTCCCTCAAGCCTCACTCCCCCAAAAGCTTCTTGCCATAATTCTAATCTATCGTGGCTAATCCCACGCAAGCCTTCCCTGACTCTTGCCTACTCCCAGCTTGTCTCCTCAAAGCCCCAGCAGGGCAAGGAGCAGCATATGTTTCCCTGGCTAGGCAGAAACTGAGTTGAGCTTGGTCTGTGGGTCAGAATCCTGAACTGCCCAGGTAGCTGAGTGTGTGGCCTGCAAGGAGCAGCCTCGTGGCATCAGCTCGACAACCTGGACGACAGCCTGATGTCTGACTctacctctgtctctgtcccatcAACCCTCAGTGTCTGGGACACAACTTACAGCATTCGCAGTCACAGAGGGGCTAAATGGATCCTGCCTGTAGGTTACATGGGCAGGCCCCTCCAACCCACAGTGACCGCCTGGCCCCTCCCTCCCGGTGTTCCTCCCAAAGCTTGGAATGCCCCACTTTCTCTTGGGGTCTCGGAGGTCCCAAACCCAGCCCCTTCACCTCCTAAAGATTTCTTGCTGGGGGCTCCTCCCTGACCTTTCTCCCCCTGCAAACCTTTCCCCTGCGAAACTGCCAGGGGACTCTTTCTTAAAGGGCAAAGCTGATCTTGT carries:
- the LZTS3 gene encoding leucine zipper putative tumor suppressor 3 isoform X1, which translates into the protein MAKLETLPVRADSGRDPLLAFAPRPSELGPPDPRLAMGSVGSGAAHAQEFAMKSVGTRTGGGGSQGSFPGPRAGGSGAGRERPGRYPSEDKALANSLYLNGELRGSDHTDVCGNVVGSSGGSSSSSSSDKAPPQYREPSHPPKLLATSGKLDQCSEPLVRPSAFKPVVPKNFHSMQNLCPPQTSGTPEGRQGPGGLKGGLDKSRTMTPAGGGGGGLSDSGRNSLTSLPTYSSSYSQHLAPLSASTSHINRIGTASYGSGSGSASSGGGSGYQDLAASDSGRASSKSGSSSSVGRPGHLGSGEGGGGGLPFAACSPPSPSALIQDLEERLWEKEQEVAALRRSLEQSEVAVAQVLEERQKAWERELAELRQGCSGKLQQVARRAQRAQQGLQLQVLRLQQDKKQLQEEAARLMRQREELEDKVAACQKEQADFLPRMEETKWEVCQKAGEISLLKQQLKDSQADVSQKLSEIVGLRSQLREGRASLREKEEQLLSLRDSFGSKQASLELAEAELPASCLKPALTPVDAPEPQDALATCESDEAKMRRQAGVAAAASSVSLDGEVEAGGESGTRALRREVGRLQAELAAERRARERQGASFAEERRVWLEEKEKVIEYQKQLQLSYVEMYQRNQQLERRLRERGAAGGASTPTPQHGEEKKAWTPSRLERIESTEI
- the LZTS3 gene encoding leucine zipper putative tumor suppressor 3 isoform X2, which translates into the protein MLSGACSLGVFGTWQLCEVGPSFLPFHSEENCRPGWLCWLVQSRAAGSGPAPTVRVRRMAPADRASEGPKLEDLSAPHLAHSAPPGSVMAKLETLPVRADSGRDPLLAFAPRPSELGPPDPRLAMGSVGSGAAHAQEFAMKSVGTRTGGGGSQGSFPGPRAGGSGAGRERPGRYPSEDKALANSLYLNGELRGSDHTDVCGNVVGSSGGSSSSSSSDKAPPQYREPSHPPKLLATSGKLDQCSEPLVRPSAFKPVVPKNFHSMQNLCPPQTSGTPEGRQGPGGLKGGLDKSRTMTPAGGGGGGLSDSGRNSLTSLPTYSSSYSQHLAPLSASTSHINRIGTASYGSGSGSASSGGGSGYQDLAASDSGRASSKSGSSSSVGRPGHLGSGEGGGGGLPFAACSPPSPSALIQDLEERLWEKEQEVAALRRSLEQSEVAVAQVLEERQKAWERELAELRQGCSGKLQQVARRAQRAQQGLQLQVLRLQQDKKQLQEEAARLMRQREELEDKVAACQKEQADFLPRMEETKWEVCQKAGEISLLKQQLKDSQADVSQKLSEIVGLRSQLREGRASLREKEEQLLSLRDSFGSKQASLELAEAELPASCLKPALTPVDAPEPQDALATCESDEAKMRRQAGVAAAASSVSLDGEVEAGGESGTRALRREVGRLQAELAAERRARERQGASFAEERRVWLEEKEKVIEYQKQLQLSYVEMYQRNQQLERRLRERGAAGGASTPTPQHGEEKKAWTPSRLERIESTEI